A portion of the Pogoniulus pusillus isolate bPogPus1 chromosome 6, bPogPus1.pri, whole genome shotgun sequence genome contains these proteins:
- the OGA gene encoding protein O-GlcNAcase yields the protein MVQKEGQAALEEAQGSPNPAGVPGAPLEPPGAAAGPIPGGEETDTETETALGSRRFLCGVVEGFYGRPWVMEQRKELFRRLQKWGLNTYLYAPKDDYKHRMFWREMYSVEEAEQLMTLISAAREHEIEFIYAISPGLDITFSNPKEVSTLKRKLDQVSQFGCRSFALLFDDIDHNMCAADKEVFSSFAHAQVSITNEIYQYLGEPDTFLFCPTEYCGTFCYPNVAQSPYLRTVGEKLLPGIEVLWTGPKVVSKDIPVESIEEVSKIIRRAPVIWDNIHANDYDQKRLFLGPYKGRSTELIPRLKGVLTNPNCEFEANYVAIHTLATWYKSNMNGVRKDVVMTDTEDSTVSIQIKLENEGSDEDIETDVLYSPQMALKLALTEWLQEFGVPQQYSSRQVAHSGAKTTVGDVGPLVAPSSLNAATVVTTVYQEPIMSQGAALSSESPTLVKEEEKKQPDEEPMDMVVEKQDDTDKNANQILTDIAEAKMAEELKPMDTDKESIAESKSPEMSMQEDSGSDIAPMQTDEQINKEQFVPGPNEKPLYTVEPVTLEDLQLLADLFYLPYEHGPKGAQMLREFQWLRANSSVVSVNCKGKDAEKIEEWRNRAAKFEEMCSLVMGMFTRLSNCANRTILYDMYSYVWDIKSIMSMVKSFVQWLGCRSQSSAQFLSGDQEPWAFRGGLAGEFQRLLPIDGANDLFFQPPPLTPTSKVYTIRPYFPKDEASVYKICREMYADGADQPFHSLPDLIGDKLVGGLLTLSLDYCFVLEDEDGICGYALGTVDVTPFIKKCKMSWIPFMQEKYTKPNSDKELSEAEKIMLSFHEEQEVLPESFLANFPSLIKIDIHKKVTDPSVAKSMMACLLSSLKANGSRGAFCEVRPDDKRILEFYSKLGCFEIAKMEGFPKDVVILGRSL from the exons ATGGTGCAGAAGGAGGGGCAGGCGGCGCTGGAGGAGGCCCAAGGTAGCCCCAACCCGGCCGGAGTGCCCGGTGCTCCCTTGGAGCCACCGGGCGCCGCTGCGGGGCCGATCCCGGGAGGCGAGGAAACCGACACCGAGACGGAGACCGCGCTGGGCTCCCGCCGCTTCCTCTGCGGCGTTGTAGAAG GATTTTATGGAAGACCTTGGGTTATGGAGCAAAGGAAAGAACTGTTTAGAAG ACTTCAGAAGTGGGGACTAAATACATACCTGTATGCTCCAAAGGATGACTACAAGCACAGGATGTTCTGGCGAGAAATGTACTCTGTGGAGGAAGCGG AGCAACTAATGACTCTAATATCAGCTGCACGAGAACATGAAATAGAATTCATCTATGCAATCTCTCCTGGACTTGACATCACTTTCTCCAATCCCAAAGAGGTATCCACATTGAAACGCAAACTGGATCAG GTTTCCCAGTTTGGCTGCAGATCTTTTGCACTGCTGTTTGATGATATTGATCACAACATGTGTGCAGCAGACAAAGAAGTTTTCAGTTCCTTTGCTCATGCTCAAGTCTCAATCACAAATGAAATTTACCAGTATCTGGGAGAACCAGACACATTCCTTTTCTGTCCTACAG AATACTGTGGAACTTTCTGTTACCCAAATGTAGCCCAGTCACCTTATTTACGGACTGTAGGAGAAAAGCTGCTCCCTGGTATTGAGGTGTTATGGACAG GTCCAAAAGTTGTATCCAAAGACATACCAGTAGAGTCCATTGAAGAAgtttctaagatcatcaggagAGCACCAGTTATCTGGGATAACATTCATGCTAATGATTATGATCAGAAGAGGCTTTTTCTTGGGCCTTACAAAGGTCGGTCAACTGAGCTCATCCCCCGGCTAAAGGGAGTTCTGACCAACCCAAACTGTGAATTTGAAGCCAATTATGTTGCTATTCACACACTTGCAACCTGGTACAAGTCTAACATGAATGGAGTGAGAAAAGATGTGGTGATGA CTGATACTGAAGACAGCACAGTTTCTATCCAGATTAAGTTGGAAAATGAAGGCAGTGACGAAGATATTGAAACCGATGTTCTCTACAGCCCACAAATGGCCTTGAAGTTGGCCTTAACAGAATGGCTGCAGGAATTTGGAGTACCTCAGCAATACAGCA GTAGGCAAGTGGCCCACAGTGGTGCTAAAACTACTGTAGGGGATGTTGGGCCTCTGGTGGCACCTTCCTCTTTAAATGCAGCAACTGTGGTCACCACAGTTTACCAGGAACCCATCATGAGTCAgggggcagcactgagcagcgaGTCGCCAACCTTggtaaaggaggaggagaagaaacaaCCCGATGAGGAGCCAATGGACATGGTGGTGGAGAAACAAGATGACACAGACAAGAATGCTAATCAGATACTGACAGATATTGCTGAAGCCAAGATGGCAGAGGAGTTAAAGCCAATGGATACTGATAAGGAGAGCATAGCTGAATCGAAGTCCCCAGAGATGTCCATGCAGGAAGACTCTGGTAGTGACATTGCCCCTATGCAGACTGATGAGCAAATTAACAAAGAACAGTTTGTGCCAGGGCCAAACGAAAAGCCTCTCTACACAGTAGAACCAGTGACTTTAGAGGACTTGCAGCTTCTTGCTGACTTGTTTTACCTTCCTTATGAACATGGGCCCAAAGGTGCACAGATGCTGAGAGAATTCCAGTGGCTCAGAGCAAATAGCAGTGTTGTCAGTGTTAATTGCAAAGGAAAGGATGCTGAAAAA ATAGAAGAATGGCGCAACCGAGCAGCCAAGTTTGAAGAGATGTGCAGCTTGGTGATGGGGATGTTCACTCGCCTCTCCAACTGTGCCAACAGGACAATCCTGTATGACATGTACTCCTACGTCTGGGATATCAAGAGTATTATGTCAATGGTGAAATCTTTTGTACAGTGGTTAG GGTGTCGTAGTCAATCTTCAGCACAGTTCTTAAGTGGAGACCAAGAACCCTGGGCCTTTAGAGGTGGTCTAGCAGGAGAGTTCCAG CGTTTACTGCCTATTGATGGAGCAAATGACCTCTTTTTTCAACCACCTCCGTTAACACCCACTTCCAAAGTGTACACCATACGACCCTACTTTCCCAAAGATGAG GCATCTGTATATAAGATCTGCAGAGAAATGTATGCGGATGGAGCTGATCAACCCTTCCATAGCTTACCAGATTTAATCGGGGACAA GTTAGTAGGAGGTCTGCTCACTCTCAGCCTGGATTACTGCTTTGTCTTAGAAGATGAGGATGGCATATGTGGCTATGCTCTGGGAACAGTTGATGTGACTCCTTTCATTAAAAAATGCAAAATGTCTTGGATCCCTTTCATGCAAGAAAAATACACTAAACCAAATAGTGACAAGGAGCTATCTGAGGCAGAG AAAATAATGCTAAGCTTCCATGAAGAGCAAGAGGTATTGCCTGAATCGTTCCTTGCCAACTTCCCATCATTGATAAAGATTGATATCCACAAAAAAGTGACAGATCCAAGTGTGGCCAAAAGTATGAtggcctgcctgctctcttctCTAAAGGCTAATG GCTCCCGTGGGGCTTTTTGTGAAGTAAGACCAGATGATAAAAGAATCCTGGAATTTTACAGCAAGCTGGGTTGTTTTGAAATTGCTAAAATGGAAGGATTTCCAAAGGATGTTGTTATCCTTGGAAGAAGCCTGTGA